ATTTCCAGGAAAGAAGCCAAAGAAACAATTTATTGGCTCAAGATCGTTTCCGGCATTTACTTTCCCGAAAAGCAAATCGAGCCGCATATTAGAGAATGTTCGGAATTTATCCGCATGTTAAGCTCCATTATCAACAAAGTCCAAGCGAAGCTGTAAGTCTATCAGCTTATTTCTTGTTGCTTGTTACTTCCTTTGTTCTTTGCCCTTTGCTCTTTGTCCTTAGCGCCTCTTCTTCTGAAAAAACCTTGATGCCGGTACTATCTGAGTGACTGTCGGCTTCTCATATATATCTGACTTTTCAAGCTTTTTCTTAGACTTTATAGCAGTTTCCTTTTGTTCAGGACTGTAATAGAAGATAGCCGATCTATACTGTTCGCCGATATCAGGTCCCTGACGGTTTAAGGTTGTCGGATCATGTATCTTCCAGAATACATCCAGCAATTGATCGTAACTGACTTTATTCGGATCAAACTTAATGTGAACCACTTCGGCATGTCCGGTATTCCCGCCGCAGACTTTTTCGTAACTCGGTTCCGGGACGGTGCCGCCGGTAAAGCCGACTTCCGTGTCGATAACGCCCTTGACCTTGTCGAACTCCTCCTGGACGTGCCAGAAGCATCCGGCGCCGAAGGTCGCCTGTTCAAAGATTTTTTCACCTGGTTT
The sequence above is drawn from the Candidatus Margulisiibacteriota bacterium genome and encodes:
- the msrA gene encoding peptide-methionine (S)-S-oxide reductase MsrA, which encodes MAGETTVKIFDPSINKEVFVNKIEKTDAEWKKLLTTEQYLVTAKKVTEAPFSCSLNNNKEQGIYECIRCGTALFRSGTKFDSGTGWPSYNEPVSQLNIVTEKDTSLGMVREEVLCARCGSHLGHVFNDGPAPTYKRYCINGIALKFVKPGEKIFEQATFGAGCFWHVQEEFDKVKGVIDTEVGFTGGTVPEPSYEKVCGGNTGHAEVVHIKFDPNKVSYDQLLDVFWKIHDPTTLNRQGPDIGEQYRSAIFYYSPEQKETAIKSKKKLEKSDIYEKPTVTQIVPASRFFQKKRR